The Balearica regulorum gibbericeps isolate bBalReg1 chromosome 12, bBalReg1.pri, whole genome shotgun sequence genome includes a region encoding these proteins:
- the DIS3L gene encoding DIS3-like exonuclease 1 isoform X2, with protein sequence MLRTEKVLQLRGQQGRSVRVVREHYLRPDVPCRSALCRAACPRDGKLLSDDVTHYVVPDCKVVQDYLEILEFPELKGIIFMQTACQAVQHQKGRRQYNKLRNLVKDARHDCIVFANEFHQHSYLPREKGESMEKWQTRSIYNAAVWYYNHCLGQMPVVMVTEDEDAIRQYGNETEGVFVISFKNYLDNFWPDLKAAHELFDSILQTRRERESESQENNGKEYPEHLPVEILEAGIKSGRYIQGTLNVNKHRAQVEAFVRLQGFGSKETELQSDILIYGARARNRAIHGDVVAVELLPLQEWKGRTVALCENETEDKALADTSGDPMPTGKVVGIIQKNWRDYVVTFPSKEESQSQGRNAQKVLVTPWDYRIPKIRISTQQAEALQEYRVVVRIDSWESTSLYPNGHFVRVLGKIGDLEGEIAAILVENSICVAPFSEIQMSEMPTSSSKNPWKVNPEEEKKRLDLRDTHLIFSIDPKGCEDVDDALSVRTLPNGNLELGVHIADVTHFVAANSYTDVEARARATTYYLADRRYDMLPSVLSADICSLLSGVDRYAVSVLWELEKESYEMLRVCYNKTIIRSAYKLVYEAAQGLLDGDTNVVGDIPELKNLDERTKQKKLADLVWAISKLTDIARHVRAKRDSCGALELEGVEIRVQLDDKNNIHDLIPKQPLEVHETVAECMILANHWVAKKISEHFLHQALLRQHPPPRQEFFTELRECASAKGFSIDTRSNKALAESLDKANDPLDPIVNKLLRSMATHAMSNAVYFSTGSCPEEEFHHYGLALEKYTHFTSPIRRYADIVVHRLLMAATLKETKGDVKDNDVFSNKDLQELCKHINNRNRAAQRAQKQSTELFQCMYFKDKTPETDERCVADGVIYSIRTNGVLVFVPRYGIKGAAYMKNKEGLVIACQGDKSCEWKPGSLHRFQNKITSTTTTGESVTLSLFDHITVKILVQTSRCHADTIKLEITRNAPYQTSDTEVSQKNLHMVKSDLVKEVSQSAEAAQRAQEKARVDVIDEDYQEYCQTKGASLYQLLEEIRDLALLDVSADIRT encoded by the exons ATGCTCCGCACGGAGAAAGTGTTGCAGCTGCGGGGCCAGCAGGGCCGCTCGGTGCGGGTCGTGCGGGAGCACTACCTCCGCCCCGACGTGCCGTGCCGCAGCGCCCTGTGCCGGGCCGCTTGTCCTCGCG ATGGCAAATTGTTATCAGATGATGTTACACATTATGTTGTCCCCGACTGCAAGGTTGTTCAAGATTACCTTGAGATTCTCGAGTTTCCGGAGCTGAAAGGTattattttcatgcaaacaGCATGTCAAGCTGTGCAACATCAAAAAGGACGCAG ACAGTACAACAAGTTACGAAATCTGGTAAAGGATGCCCGTCATGACTGCATTGTGTTTGCTAATGAATTCCACCAGCATTCTTATTTGccaagagagaaaggagaatcCATGGAGAAATGGCAGACCAG gAGTATTTACAATGCAGCAGTCTGGTATTACAATCACTGCTTGGGTCAGATGCCAGTTGTTATGGTAACAGAAGATGAAGATGCTATCAGGCAGTACggaaatgaaacagaaggaGTGTTTGTGATTTCCTTCAAG AATTACTTGGATAACTTTTGGCCTGACTTAAAGGCTGCCCATGAACTCTTTGACTCTATACTTCAAACTCGGCGTGAACGGGAGAGTGAAAGCcaagaaaacaatggaaaagaaTATCCTGAGCACTTACCTGTGGAAATACTGGAGGCTGGGATCAAATCTGGAAGATATATACAG ggTACACTGAATGTCAATAAGCATAGAGCACAAGTGGAAGCTTTTGTTCGACTTCAGGGATTTGGCAGCAAAGAAACAG aactTCAAAGTGACATCCTTATTTATGGGGCCAGAGCTCGAAATCGTGCAATCCATGGTGATGTGGTAGCTGTTGAGTTACTACCTTTGCAGGAATGGAAAGGAAGGACTGTTGCCCTTTGTGAAAACGAGACCGAGGATAAGGCACTTGCAGACACCAGTGGTGACCCTATGCCCACAG GTAAAGTTGTTGGAATCATTCAGAAGAACTGGAGGGATTATGTGGTCACTTTCCCCTCTAAAGAAGAGAGCCAGTCCCAGGGCAGAAATGCTCAGAAAGTCCTTGTTACACCTTGGGACTACCGAATCCCAAAAATCCGGATCAGTACCCAGCAAGCTGAAGCATTACAG GAGTATAGAGTTGTTGTGCGTATTGATTCTTGGGAGTCAACATCTCTATATCCAAACGGACACTTCGTGAGAGTTCTAGGAAAAATTGGAGATCTCGAGGGGGAAATTGCAGCGATTCTGGTGGAGAACAGCATCTGTGTTGCCCCTTTCTCAGAAATCCAG ATGAGTGAAATGCCCACAAGCTCTTCAAAAAATCCATGGAAAGTGAatccagaggaggaaaaaaaacgtCTTGACTTGAGAGATACACACTTGATATTCAGCATTGACCCAAAAGGCTGTGAGGATGTGGATGACGCGCTCTCCGTTAGAACTCTGCCTAATGGGAATCTGGAGTTAGGTGTACACATTGCAGATGTAACCCATTTTGTGGCAGCAAATTCTTACACTGATGTTGAGGCCAGAGCaag GGCAACAACTTATTATTTAGCGGATCGTCGTTATGACATGCTGCCCTCCGTCTTGAGTGCTGACATATGCTCTCTTCTTAGTGGAGTTGATAG GTATGCTGTGAGTGTCTTGTGGGAGCTAGAAAAAGAATCGTACGAAATGCTGCGAGTCTGCTACAACAAAACCATCATTCGATCTGCGTACAAACTAGTTTACGAAGCAGCACAGGGATTATTAGATGGAGACACAAATGTTGTTGGTGATATCCCGGAACTGAAAAACTTGGATGAAAGAACTAAACAGAAGAAGCTGGCTGATCTGGTTTGGGCGATATCAAAACTCACTGATATAGCACGACATGTCAGAGCTAAACGGGACAGCTGTGGTGCTCTGGAACTGGAAGGGGTAGAAATCCGAGTGCAGCTggatgataaaaataatatccATGATCTCATCCCCAAGCAGCCGCTGGAGGTGCATGAGACTGTAGCAGAATGTATGATTCTTGCCAACCACTGGGTGGCaaaaaagatttcagaacattttcttcatcaaGCTTTGTTGCGTCAACACCCTCCACCACGACAGGAATTTTTTACTGAACTTCGAGAATGTGCCAGTGCCAAAGGTTTCTCAATAGACACACG GTCTAACAAAGCATTGGCCGAGTCTCTGGATAAAGCAAACGACCCATTGGATCCAATTGTAAATAAACTGTTGCGATCTATGGCCACTCATGCAATGTCTAATGCAGTGTACTTCTCGACTGGGTCTTGTCCCGAAGAAGAGTTTCATCATTATG gaCTTGCCTTAGAGAAGTACACTCATTTCACTTCTCCAATTAGAAGATACGCTGATATTGTTGTCCATAGACTCTTGATGGCAGCGACTCTGAAGGAAACTAAAGGAGATGTTAAGGATAATGATGTATTTAGTAATAAGGATCTTCAGGAACTGTGCAAACACATTAATAACAGAAACCGG GCAGCCCAGCGTGCTCAGAAACAGTCTACCGAACTCTTCCAGTGCATGTACTTCAAAgacaaaaccccagaaacagATGAGCGCTGCGTAGCAGATGGTGTTATTTACTCAATTCGGACAAATGGTGTGCTTGTGTTTGTACCAAG ATATGGAATCAAAGGTGCTGCgtatatgaaaaacaaagaaggcTTAGTCATTGCCTGTCAAGGTGATAAGAGCTGTGAGTGGAAACCTGGATCACTTCATcgctttcagaataaaattacatCCACTACAACTACTGGAGAATCAGTTACATTAAGCCTTTTCGATCATATTACA GTGAAAATCCTGGTGCAGACTTCCCGCTGCCATGCCGACACAATCAAGCTTGAAATAACCAGGAATGCACCATACCAGACCTCAGACACGGAGGTTTCCCAGAAGAATCTTCACATGGTGAAATCCGACTTAGTAAAAGAAGTCAGTCAGtctgcagaagcagcccagCGTGcccaagaaaaagcaagagttGATGTAATTGATGAAGACTATCAGGAGTACTGCCAGACCAAGGGAGCGAGTTTGtaccagctgctggaggagatcAGGGATTTGGCGCTGTTAGATGTTTCAGCTGACATTAGAACTTGA
- the DIS3L gene encoding DIS3-like exonuclease 1 isoform X1, with protein sequence MLRTEKVLQLRGQQGRSVRVVREHYLRPDVPCRSALCRAACPRDGKLLSDDVTHYVVPDCKVVQDYLEILEFPELKGIIFMQTACQAVQHQKGRRQYNKLRNLVKDARHDCIVFANEFHQHSYLPREKGESMEKWQTRSIYNAAVWYYNHCLGQMPVVMVTEDEDAIRQYGNETEGVFVISFKNYLDNFWPDLKAAHELFDSILQTRRERESESQENNGKEYPEHLPVEILEAGIKSGRYIQGTLNVNKHRAQVEAFVRLQGFGSKETELQSDILIYGARARNRAIHGDVVAVELLPLQEWKGRTVALCENETEDKALADTSGDPMPTGKVVGIIQKNWRDYVVTFPSKEESQSQGRNAQKVLVTPWDYRIPKIRISTQQAEALQEYRVVVRIDSWESTSLYPNGHFVRVLGKIGDLEGEIAAILVENSICVAPFSEIQMSEMPTSSSKNPWKVNPEEEKKRLDLRDTHLIFSIDPKGCEDVDDALSVRTLPNGNLELGVHIADVTHFVAANSYTDVEARARATTYYLADRRYDMLPSVLSADICSLLSGVDRYAVSVLWELEKESYEMLRVCYNKTIIRSAYKLVYEAAQGLLDGDTNVVGDIPELKNLDERTKQKKLADLVWAISKLTDIARHVRAKRDSCGALELEGVEIRVQLDDKNNIHDLIPKQPLEVHETVAECMILANHWVAKKISEHFLHQALLRQHPPPRQEFFTELRECASAKGFSIDTRSNKALAESLDKANDPLDPIVNKLLRSMATHAMSNAVYFSTGSCPEEEFHHYGLALEKYTHFTSPIRRYADIVVHRLLMAATLKETKGDVKDNDVFSNKDLQELCKHINNRNRVGGFSFCGGCLQAAQRAQKQSTELFQCMYFKDKTPETDERCVADGVIYSIRTNGVLVFVPRYGIKGAAYMKNKEGLVIACQGDKSCEWKPGSLHRFQNKITSTTTTGESVTLSLFDHITVKILVQTSRCHADTIKLEITRNAPYQTSDTEVSQKNLHMVKSDLVKEVSQSAEAAQRAQEKARVDVIDEDYQEYCQTKGASLYQLLEEIRDLALLDVSADIRT encoded by the exons ATGCTCCGCACGGAGAAAGTGTTGCAGCTGCGGGGCCAGCAGGGCCGCTCGGTGCGGGTCGTGCGGGAGCACTACCTCCGCCCCGACGTGCCGTGCCGCAGCGCCCTGTGCCGGGCCGCTTGTCCTCGCG ATGGCAAATTGTTATCAGATGATGTTACACATTATGTTGTCCCCGACTGCAAGGTTGTTCAAGATTACCTTGAGATTCTCGAGTTTCCGGAGCTGAAAGGTattattttcatgcaaacaGCATGTCAAGCTGTGCAACATCAAAAAGGACGCAG ACAGTACAACAAGTTACGAAATCTGGTAAAGGATGCCCGTCATGACTGCATTGTGTTTGCTAATGAATTCCACCAGCATTCTTATTTGccaagagagaaaggagaatcCATGGAGAAATGGCAGACCAG gAGTATTTACAATGCAGCAGTCTGGTATTACAATCACTGCTTGGGTCAGATGCCAGTTGTTATGGTAACAGAAGATGAAGATGCTATCAGGCAGTACggaaatgaaacagaaggaGTGTTTGTGATTTCCTTCAAG AATTACTTGGATAACTTTTGGCCTGACTTAAAGGCTGCCCATGAACTCTTTGACTCTATACTTCAAACTCGGCGTGAACGGGAGAGTGAAAGCcaagaaaacaatggaaaagaaTATCCTGAGCACTTACCTGTGGAAATACTGGAGGCTGGGATCAAATCTGGAAGATATATACAG ggTACACTGAATGTCAATAAGCATAGAGCACAAGTGGAAGCTTTTGTTCGACTTCAGGGATTTGGCAGCAAAGAAACAG aactTCAAAGTGACATCCTTATTTATGGGGCCAGAGCTCGAAATCGTGCAATCCATGGTGATGTGGTAGCTGTTGAGTTACTACCTTTGCAGGAATGGAAAGGAAGGACTGTTGCCCTTTGTGAAAACGAGACCGAGGATAAGGCACTTGCAGACACCAGTGGTGACCCTATGCCCACAG GTAAAGTTGTTGGAATCATTCAGAAGAACTGGAGGGATTATGTGGTCACTTTCCCCTCTAAAGAAGAGAGCCAGTCCCAGGGCAGAAATGCTCAGAAAGTCCTTGTTACACCTTGGGACTACCGAATCCCAAAAATCCGGATCAGTACCCAGCAAGCTGAAGCATTACAG GAGTATAGAGTTGTTGTGCGTATTGATTCTTGGGAGTCAACATCTCTATATCCAAACGGACACTTCGTGAGAGTTCTAGGAAAAATTGGAGATCTCGAGGGGGAAATTGCAGCGATTCTGGTGGAGAACAGCATCTGTGTTGCCCCTTTCTCAGAAATCCAG ATGAGTGAAATGCCCACAAGCTCTTCAAAAAATCCATGGAAAGTGAatccagaggaggaaaaaaaacgtCTTGACTTGAGAGATACACACTTGATATTCAGCATTGACCCAAAAGGCTGTGAGGATGTGGATGACGCGCTCTCCGTTAGAACTCTGCCTAATGGGAATCTGGAGTTAGGTGTACACATTGCAGATGTAACCCATTTTGTGGCAGCAAATTCTTACACTGATGTTGAGGCCAGAGCaag GGCAACAACTTATTATTTAGCGGATCGTCGTTATGACATGCTGCCCTCCGTCTTGAGTGCTGACATATGCTCTCTTCTTAGTGGAGTTGATAG GTATGCTGTGAGTGTCTTGTGGGAGCTAGAAAAAGAATCGTACGAAATGCTGCGAGTCTGCTACAACAAAACCATCATTCGATCTGCGTACAAACTAGTTTACGAAGCAGCACAGGGATTATTAGATGGAGACACAAATGTTGTTGGTGATATCCCGGAACTGAAAAACTTGGATGAAAGAACTAAACAGAAGAAGCTGGCTGATCTGGTTTGGGCGATATCAAAACTCACTGATATAGCACGACATGTCAGAGCTAAACGGGACAGCTGTGGTGCTCTGGAACTGGAAGGGGTAGAAATCCGAGTGCAGCTggatgataaaaataatatccATGATCTCATCCCCAAGCAGCCGCTGGAGGTGCATGAGACTGTAGCAGAATGTATGATTCTTGCCAACCACTGGGTGGCaaaaaagatttcagaacattttcttcatcaaGCTTTGTTGCGTCAACACCCTCCACCACGACAGGAATTTTTTACTGAACTTCGAGAATGTGCCAGTGCCAAAGGTTTCTCAATAGACACACG GTCTAACAAAGCATTGGCCGAGTCTCTGGATAAAGCAAACGACCCATTGGATCCAATTGTAAATAAACTGTTGCGATCTATGGCCACTCATGCAATGTCTAATGCAGTGTACTTCTCGACTGGGTCTTGTCCCGAAGAAGAGTTTCATCATTATG gaCTTGCCTTAGAGAAGTACACTCATTTCACTTCTCCAATTAGAAGATACGCTGATATTGTTGTCCATAGACTCTTGATGGCAGCGACTCTGAAGGAAACTAAAGGAGATGTTAAGGATAATGATGTATTTAGTAATAAGGATCTTCAGGAACTGTGCAAACACATTAATAACAGAAACCGG gTGGGTGGTTTCTCTTTCTGTGGGGGATGCTTGCAGGCAGCCCAGCGTGCTCAGAAACAGTCTACCGAACTCTTCCAGTGCATGTACTTCAAAgacaaaaccccagaaacagATGAGCGCTGCGTAGCAGATGGTGTTATTTACTCAATTCGGACAAATGGTGTGCTTGTGTTTGTACCAAG ATATGGAATCAAAGGTGCTGCgtatatgaaaaacaaagaaggcTTAGTCATTGCCTGTCAAGGTGATAAGAGCTGTGAGTGGAAACCTGGATCACTTCATcgctttcagaataaaattacatCCACTACAACTACTGGAGAATCAGTTACATTAAGCCTTTTCGATCATATTACA GTGAAAATCCTGGTGCAGACTTCCCGCTGCCATGCCGACACAATCAAGCTTGAAATAACCAGGAATGCACCATACCAGACCTCAGACACGGAGGTTTCCCAGAAGAATCTTCACATGGTGAAATCCGACTTAGTAAAAGAAGTCAGTCAGtctgcagaagcagcccagCGTGcccaagaaaaagcaagagttGATGTAATTGATGAAGACTATCAGGAGTACTGCCAGACCAAGGGAGCGAGTTTGtaccagctgctggaggagatcAGGGATTTGGCGCTGTTAGATGTTTCAGCTGACATTAGAACTTGA
- the TIPIN gene encoding TIMELESS-interacting protein isoform X1: MIDPLENNLFDLPDYENTEDETFPPLPPPASPGRDDAEWAQANGEPDGNQQSQAKDSAVAVQKAVKRPMPKLDAHRLISERGLPALRHMFDNVKFKGKGHEAEDLKTLIRHMEHWAHRLFPKLQFEDFIDRVESLGNKKEVQTCLKRIRLDLPILHEDFASNEGGGGESNGLDTAAEDVHSCSGNAEQLNSPSGTTLTEEQQQRMKKNRQLALERRQAKMQCNSQSQHNAELSTHYSEEKFNTPVAQDPADLIEDAQVTVTKAALTEDGDRELESASEKQ; the protein is encoded by the exons ATGATAGATCCTTTAGAGAACAACTTGTTTGATCTTCCTGATTATGAGAATACAGAAGATGAAACGTTCCCACCTCTTccacctcctgcctctccaggaAGAGATGATGCTGAATGGGCTCAAGCTAATGGAG aACCAGATGGAAACCAGCAGTCACAAGCAAAGGATTCTGCTGTAGCTGTACAGAAAGCAGTCAAAAGACCAATGCCTAAACTAGATGCCCACAG GTTAATTTCAGAAAGAGGACTTCCAGCCCTAAGACACATGTTTGACAACGTAAAGTTCAAGGGTAAGGGGCACGAG GCAGAAGACCTGAAGACCCTCATACGACATATGGAACATTGGGCTCATAGACTATTTCCAAAATTGCAATTTGAGGATTTTATTGACAGAGTAGAGTCTttgggaaacaaaaaggaagttCAG ACCTGCCTAAAGCGGATTAGACTTGATCTTCCTATTTTACATGAAGACTTTGCAAGTAATGAAG GTGGTGGAGGGGAAAGCAATGGACTGGACACAGCGGCTGAAGATGTACATTCCTGCTCTGGAAATGCAGAACAACTCAATTCTCCGTCGGGCACAACTCTCACAGAAGAGCAACAGCAGCGAATGAAGAAGAACAGGCAGCTGGCCTTGGAACGCAGGCAAGCGAAGATGCAGTGTAACAGCCAGTCACAACACAACG cagagctctCCACTCATTATTCGGAAGAGAAGTTTAATACCCCAGTTGCTCAGGATCCTGCTGACCTTATTGAAGATGCTCAGGTTACTGTAACCAAGGCTGCTCTTACAGAAGATGGAGATAGAGAGTTGGAATCTGCCAGTGAAAAGCAGTAG
- the TIPIN gene encoding TIMELESS-interacting protein isoform X2, protein MIDPLENNLFDLPDYENTEDETFPPLPPPASPGRDDAEWAQANGEPDGNQQSQAKDSAVAVQKAVKRPMPKLDAHRLISERGLPALRHMFDNVKFKGKGHEAEDLKTLIRHMEHWAHRLFPKLQFEDFIDRVESLGNKKEVQTCLKRIRLDLPILHEDFASNEGGGGESNGLDTAAEDVHSCSGNAEQLNSPSGTTLTEEQQQRMKKNRQLALERRQAKMQCNSQSQHNELSTHYSEEKFNTPVAQDPADLIEDAQVTVTKAALTEDGDRELESASEKQ, encoded by the exons ATGATAGATCCTTTAGAGAACAACTTGTTTGATCTTCCTGATTATGAGAATACAGAAGATGAAACGTTCCCACCTCTTccacctcctgcctctccaggaAGAGATGATGCTGAATGGGCTCAAGCTAATGGAG aACCAGATGGAAACCAGCAGTCACAAGCAAAGGATTCTGCTGTAGCTGTACAGAAAGCAGTCAAAAGACCAATGCCTAAACTAGATGCCCACAG GTTAATTTCAGAAAGAGGACTTCCAGCCCTAAGACACATGTTTGACAACGTAAAGTTCAAGGGTAAGGGGCACGAG GCAGAAGACCTGAAGACCCTCATACGACATATGGAACATTGGGCTCATAGACTATTTCCAAAATTGCAATTTGAGGATTTTATTGACAGAGTAGAGTCTttgggaaacaaaaaggaagttCAG ACCTGCCTAAAGCGGATTAGACTTGATCTTCCTATTTTACATGAAGACTTTGCAAGTAATGAAG GTGGTGGAGGGGAAAGCAATGGACTGGACACAGCGGCTGAAGATGTACATTCCTGCTCTGGAAATGCAGAACAACTCAATTCTCCGTCGGGCACAACTCTCACAGAAGAGCAACAGCAGCGAATGAAGAAGAACAGGCAGCTGGCCTTGGAACGCAGGCAAGCGAAGATGCAGTGTAACAGCCAGTCACAACACAACG agctctCCACTCATTATTCGGAAGAGAAGTTTAATACCCCAGTTGCTCAGGATCCTGCTGACCTTATTGAAGATGCTCAGGTTACTGTAACCAAGGCTGCTCTTACAGAAGATGGAGATAGAGAGTTGGAATCTGCCAGTGAAAAGCAGTAG